GCCTCAGCTTCGCCGTCGATATCAAACCAATGCACGCCCCGACATCCACACGCAATCGCCTCGGATAGCAGCGCGCACAGTGCTGCATTGTCTGCCTGTGCTTGTGTGGCGCGCTCCTCGGCATGCTCAAGCTCGACCTGCAATCGATTGGCGTCCTGTGCCTGGCCACGAAGATCGGCGACCAGGTCAACGACTTTCTCGCACGCCCAAACCGGGTTATCGCCCCGGTATCCAGATGGAAATACACTGCGCAGCACCTCGATCATGGCATGCTGCCGACCGATGCTGTCAGCGAGTTGCCGCCGCGTCGTCTTGAGATCTTCGGCGGCGCGATTGTATTGTGTGCGATAGGAGTCAGCGAGATCTTGTGCAGTGGCCACCGCTACCTGCTGCAACGCAATCTTGGCATGTAGTTCGCTCGTGATGTCGCTCATTGTGCTACCCTTCCCATCATCGTAGGTAGGTGCTGCCATCTGCTTACTCCAGTCCTTGGATACGGGCCGGGTCGCCGCCGACCCAGCGGATGAGGAGCCAAGCGGCCGGCGCCCAATCGCCATAGAACACCGCCGTAAACCAATCATTCGCCGCGTAGTGCGCGGCCCAGGTCACTTGATCTGGGTCGATCCGCCCGCCTGCGCGCTTCAGCTCGAAGGCCAGCCCGCGGTACTGGCCAAGGTTCGTGATGCTGCGCGGATTGCTGCTCGGCATAAAGGGCGGCGCAGCAATCAGGGTTGTATTCGGGTACAGGAACTCGAAGTCGAACACGCCCGGCCGGACGCCCATCAGGCCGCCGCGCAGCACCGAGATCGGCACGTTGCGCCAGGTGCCGTTCGCTTGCTGCACCGCGCGGGTATCATCACCTGAGCTCAGCGCCTCATTCGGCGTGTGCTTCACGAAGCGCAGCGCGGGGTAGAGCGGCTCGCCGACCTGGCGCAGCCAGGCGACGAGGTTGATATGCAGCTCGGTCTCATTGCTGAGGCGCTTCATAGCTTTCCTTGCTGGGCGAGTTCGTCGATATAGCGCTCCCATGGGGCCAGCAGCGCCTGCTGTGTGGCAGTGCCGTCAGCCTGGTGCATCATCGCGCGGATGCGCTGCCCCTCGGCGACGATCTGCGCGCAGCGCGTGCCGTCGCAGTGCAGTAGCCCACAGGCGTTGCACCGGCGCGATCGGCGGATGCCGATTGCACGAAGCAAATTGAGCAGCTGCGCGCGGAGGTTCATATCGGTATGTCTCCACGAGGGCCGTGTCGCGTGATGACGATCGATGGCTCGCTGACCGGTAGCGAGGATACGATATCGAGCAGACGGGACTGCACCGCTGCGGTGAATGGGCCGGTAATGCACAGATCCAGGCGGGTGCTGGGCGTGATCTGCACACGCATGTCGATGTACTCGCTTGCGGGTGCATGCTGCGGCTCGGGCTTCGTGTCTGCTTGGCTCAACATGGTGGCTCCTTAGTTCTGCCGGCTGCGCCGGCGGGCGTCGGCGATCGGGTGGCAGCGCGGATGCACGGCCTGAATGTCGCTGAGCCACTCGTGGCCCAGGCGCGCATAGGTCAGGTGGTGCGCCTGAAAGCGGCGGCCCAAGCGCCGGCCGCAGACGGCGCAGCGCCCGCGCTGCCGTGCCACCGCGCGCTGACGCAGCCACCGCCAGTAGGGATTGCGTGGGTGGGTGGCGAGCCAATAGCGAATGCTCGACATGCGCAGATCCTAGAACAACGCCAGCTGATCGATGGTCGGGACGCCCAGCTTGACGGCTTCCCACACCAGGTCGGCGACCTGCTGCACATGCAGCGGGCCAATGCCGCGTTGCTCAACCCAGCACACTACATCATCGCGGGTCGGCTTGCGCCGCTTCTCCGGCTTGATCAGCCGGTGCTCCGGCCGCGGCTCCGGCACCTCGGCGTCGATGATCGGCGCCGGCAGCAGGCCGTGGCACAGCCAGATGGTGGTCATCTGCGCGCCGTTGTTCTGGAAGCCGGAGTCCGGCATGCAGAAGTTGATCCGCTTGTTCAGCCGCAGCTCCTCCCAGGGCTTGCCCGCCGCGTCGCGGATGCGCTTGGCGGTCGCCGCAAACGGCGTGCTATAGGGCACGAGCAGCGCCCAGGGCTTGCCCAGGTCGTAGCAGCGCGCGATGAACTGGTACTTGAGCGAGAACGGCACGTTGGTGACGATCACGTCGTAGTCGTCTGGACACAGCGACCAGGTGAGCGCGTCGTGCCCAGACTCGTAGTCGGTCGCAATCACGGCGTGGCCGGCCTCGCGCAGCCACTGGGCGAGCCAGCCGGCCCCGGCGCAGCATTCCCAGATGCGCGCGCCGGCGGGCAGGTAGGGCAAGAGCGGCGCCACCCCGTGCCAGGGTGTCCAGCACTTGTCATACCCGGCGCCGCTCTTGGCGGGGCGGCTCTGTTGTGGCACGGTACGGCTCATCGCCAGTGCTCCTGGTAGGTCGGCTCGGAATCGCGGATGATGCGGGCCTGCGCGCAGCAGTGGTCAACATCGTGATGGGTGCAGTGCGGCCAGCGCCGGCATACGAACCGGTCGTTCAGCGCATCTTCCTGGGCGGCGCGCAGCGATCCTTTCAGCGGCGTTCGCCGGCCATCCTCGTGCCAGCCGCGCCAGCAGCCAGCACTGTCCTGGCGAAAGATCCACTCGCCGACCAGCTCGTCGCGCTCGGCCGCGCTCAGGC
The sequence above is drawn from the Candidatus Kouleothrix ribensis genome and encodes:
- a CDS encoding HNH endonuclease, translated to MSSIRYWLATHPRNPYWRWLRQRAVARQRGRCAVCGRRLGRRFQAHHLTYARLGHEWLSDIQAVHPRCHPIADARRRSRQN
- a CDS encoding class I SAM-dependent methyltransferase, which codes for MSRTVPQQSRPAKSGAGYDKCWTPWHGVAPLLPYLPAGARIWECCAGAGWLAQWLREAGHAVIATDYESGHDALTWSLCPDDYDVIVTNVPFSLKYQFIARCYDLGKPWALLVPYSTPFAATAKRIRDAAGKPWEELRLNKRINFCMPDSGFQNNGAQMTTIWLCHGLLPAPIIDAEVPEPRPEHRLIKPEKRRKPTRDDVVCWVEQRGIGPLHVQQVADLVWEAVKLGVPTIDQLALF